CAAAAGGAGGAATCCATTGTGAATTCCTACAATACCACCCAACATAATACTTAGAAAAGCTTGAAATCTAACCAAGACATACCTTCCCCATAAATGACAACCATAAATCACTCCACCTAATCATCATGAATAAACTAAAGAATTTGCCAAGATTTCTCCAAGACCAAATCTCCCCAATATACAACATTCCAATTACACATCCCTTCAATGGCCCATTTAACTAAACAATCAACCACCTTATTCCATTATCTGAGAATGCAAACAAAAAAAACTGTCAAAAATTGTGGCCAAATAGAGAACCTACTTAACCACCAAAGCCAATCTCCATAAAGGCTTCAAATTTCTTTTATTCAAAAGGGAAACCAAAATCTTGAAATTAGTTTCACATATAACATTCCCCATAAATGACAATCCTAAATCACTCCACCTAATCATCATGAATAAGCTAATGAATATGTTGAGATTTCTCCAAGGCCAAATCTTTCCAATCTACAACATTCCAATTACACATCCCTTCAAAATCTCATTTAGCTAAACAATCAACCACCTTCCATTCTCTAGGAATacaaacaaaaaaatgagaaaTTTGTAGCCAAATGAAGAACCCACTTAACCACCAAAGCCAATCTCCATGAAGgttccaaaaaaaaatttattcaaaagGGAAACCAAAACCATGAAATCAGTTTCAAATATAACCTTCCTCCATCCCATCACACAAGCTCTTTTTGAAGCCTTGACAATGACCTGAGCCTCTATTTGATTATTAGAATGTGATATCATTAGTTGATTAGTAGAATGTGATATcatgtgagaagagaaaagaaaatgaaCCAAGCCTTCGCTATCATGAACCATTTCACCAATCCCCATAGCACCCAAGTTGCCCCAACAAGAACCATGCATATTAATTTTAAAGAAACCACAAGGAGAAGAAGCCCACTTGCCTAACTCTTAGACCAGGACTAGCCTATGAGCCTTAAAAAGCAGACAATTCTAAGATAGCAATATGTGTATCAATTTAGAGTTAATAGGATCCTCCATACTAAATTTGGCCTCAATAATCTCTTTTAAGCATACACCTAATATTCCACCAAACTTGTATAATTATACTTTTGACACACTTCAAAAATTCAACAATTCCACTCCAACCAAATCTACCAAAAAATGAGGCCACCAAAAAGAAGGACGTTGAAGCAAGGGTGCAGCTGAAACTAACCCAAAACTTTTAGAAGTAAcattaactagcacttgcacctcaatgaggtgcaatggttacgcTAATAGGAAGAAATATTTTGTATCTATATTTTGGAAATGTTAGGCCAAATTAATAATTATGGCAGAAGAAAatcaataaagaaaatgtacaagaTACCAGTTCAATATAAGTGAAAAATGCATTGTTCAAATAAGCGAATTTGCAATATGCATATATCTAAACAAACACATACATATTGTTATAATTGTTCATATCGAATGTACTCGACATAGATATAATATAAGAGATTTTTTGTGTAAAAGAGTACATGTTTCCAAATAGCTTGATACACGCAAGTGCAACATAACCTTcaagaaaacattaaaaaaatgtgcTAACCTAGTCTCCATGATGAATTCAGGCATGAATGATCAGCTATTTGATAATTTTGTTATCCTTTTGGGGAAGGTCTTATACCAAACCCACTGAATTAAGTCAATAGGGGTGAGATATTTTTAGTTAAGGATTGAGCTTCAAGAGGATTTATTTAGTTGAAGTCATCCAAGACGTGATTCCAACCTTATCTCTTACCATGTCGAGGCTTTGCACATAGCAAGAATTGATCCTTAATAGACTCATTCACAACATTTTAAAATCAACTATTAAAGAATTGAATTATAGATGTGAAACAATAGAGAAGAAATAATGTAATGACTTTTCCTTTTTCCTAATTAAAAAcgtataatttttaaatatttcaaaacTAAACAATATATTTTCTTTCTGTGATATTGGTATATTACTACGGCAAAAAGAAATAAAGTTTTCTTAAATCCTAAAATCATATTAAATGAGAGCAAATAAATCTAATTATCAAGTCTagatcatttttatttaataagattttcatttaattattgaataaaaacaaattattttttgaCATTTCCTCACTATTACAGGAATAGTTATATAAATAATTGAGAACCAACATGCAAAAACTTAATTTACATAATacgtataatattttttattaattcacataattatatattaaaattatttatattttttattaaattatattatcttaatattaatatttataatattatattatattatacatctattttaatatattatattatattatacttcTATGAATATAAAACAATGTATGTGTAGGTTTGAACATCTTAACTCATTAGCACTATCCATATTTGATCAAATTGCACCGATTTAGAATGCAAAATTTGATGGCATTTATATATAGAAAAATAAAGGATAAGATGGATTTTATATATACAAAGATAAAAGGATAAGATGACTGACTTTTAACATCCTCTAGGCTAGAGTGACATAGACAGTAGAATTTGTTTACAGGATTGCTTCTATGGGTGTTTAATTTTTAATCTTAAGATAAAATCTTTGTGCTGTTGGATTGTATTGATTGAAAATTTGTCTACGAGGTCATGGTTGCATCATTCTGTCTAATTGGATTGTATTGATTGAAAATTGTCTACGAGGGCATGGTTGCATCATTCTGTCTAATTGTACCTAATATCATTGTATAATTGGCAGTATGAAAGGACATGTATATCATGCATGTAGGTGTAAAACAGTAGCAATCACTCGTGATTGAAGTATTGTACAACCTTCATCCGCTAAAACTGCATGGTTGCATGCACATGAAACACAGGCAAAGctagtgcttcattaattcaaagatTTTGAAAGCATCCTCAAAATATCcattttgagcattttgagcatATCCTGCAATCACTGCATTCCATGAGAtggcatctctttgaggcattatgtcaaacagtttacGTTCCTTTTCTATGCTTTCACATTTTGCGTGCATGTCTACCCGAGCATCTCCAACAATAATAGCCGAATAAAATCCCTCAACCATTATTCTCTGATGGATATCCATGCCCTGTTTCAAAGCTCTGTTGTAGAATTCGGCTTTACACCTACCAATCGCATTTGCTTCATAGTTTGTAAAGCCATTTCAACAATCCATGTTGTACATATCCTTCAATCATGACATTCCataagaccacatttctttgaggcattttctcAAACAGGTAATGTGCTTTgtatatgcttccacattttgcataaatgTCAACCACAGCAGAGGTAattacaacatttgacaaaattcctccttATCTTTTATGTTTTAATGATCATCCATACcctgtttcaaagctcccattttgggaaAGTGAGGGAGGATGCTATcaaaggttgtagaatttggctttacaccttccGATTGCTTTTGCTTGAAACTTTCTAATGCCTTTTCAACAAACCCAGGTTGAGAGCATATTTTGCGATCATGGCATTACATGAGATCACAGTTCTTTTGAGACATTATCTCAAACACTTCACATGCtttatctatgcttccacattttgcatacacatCTACCAAGGCAGTTGCAACAACATCTGACGATATTTTTCTATCCTTTGTGCTTtggtggatgtccataccctgttccagagCTCCCATTTTGACACCTAGCAAACTCTCATTATAGCTGTAGTGCCTGGCTATCGTGATCGCCTCCTAATACAATCCTACAATACAAAATATCTATCCTAACTCATTTTTCCAGATTATCTCATGCTGAAAATGTTTGGAAGTAAGGTTACATAGCTTTATGAGGTGAGCAAAATTTATTTCATGCTGTGCAAATTCCATTTTCTAAGTTGTTGTTCTTGTTTAGGATTTTTCCTTTTTTGAAGCCTTCGAATTTTGTTATCACCTAATGCTTCTCTGTTGATGGGTTTGTTGGAATTGTCGATGTTAATGTTATTTTGTAAATGGGTATTGCCTGATTTTCATTATTCGCGGTTATTACAAGCGTGTATGACTCGTATGCTCAATCATCATAGATATGGGATTCAGATTTCATATATTCAATTGAGGGGTTATTTTGTATGTAATGCTCAGCAGAATTCCTCACTGTACTGGAGATACACCGCAAAAGATATTTGAGGCAGTTCTGCATGAGAGACTTCATTTTCCAAACGAGCCATGATGCTGTACACACGTTCACAGAAGATCGAGTAGCGGGTGTGTAGTGGTGTAAGGCGCTATCCCTGCCACCAGTGAAAGCCAGGAACGATATACGGGAAACCATTACACGGCAACGGTAAATTTTTCCCAGCGTGAGACATCACGCATGCCAGGTGGTGTTCCCCCACTATATAGCCTATGGGCTAATAATAAcaataatgaatattttatatcTTCCGCCCCTAATTTTATCTTGAATTTATTGTTATGATTGCCATGATATATTTTCTTGAGATAATTGTTGTATGTGCAAGTTAAATGTTTATATATGCCCTTACATACCGTTCATTGGTGATTTC
This genomic stretch from Cryptomeria japonica chromosome 8, Sugi_1.0, whole genome shotgun sequence harbors:
- the LOC131857792 gene encoding pentatricopeptide repeat-containing protein At1g11290, chloroplastic-like, which encodes MFYEGLQHSVSLFLTSCVFTADRRKFSSIQVENVMTSKLYRGLDFLTETFSGAEPQQSWHKLVAAVLSALNSMEAITIARHYSYNESLLGVKMGALEQGMDIHQSTKDRKISSDVVATALVDVYAKCGSIDKACEVFEIMSQKNCDLMCKAEFYNRALKQGMDIHQRIMVEGFYSAIIVGDARVDMHAKCESIEKERKLFDIMPQRDAISWNAVIAGYAQNAQNGYFEDAFKIFELMKH